Proteins encoded in a region of the Triticum dicoccoides isolate Atlit2015 ecotype Zavitan chromosome 3A, WEW_v2.0, whole genome shotgun sequence genome:
- the LOC119267576 gene encoding protein HEADING DATE 3A-like, with product MVGSGMQRGDPLVVGRVIGDVVDPFVRRVALRVGYASRDVANGCELRPSAIADPPRVEVGGPDMRTFYTLVMVDPDAPSPSDPSLREYLHWLVTDIPGTTGVSFGTEVVCYEGPRPVLGIHRLVFLLFQQLGRQTVYAPGWRQNFSTRDFAELYNLGLPVAAVYFNCQRETGTGGRRM from the exons atggtgggGAGCGGCATGCAGCGCGGGGACCCGCTGGTGGTGGGGCGCGTGATCGGCGACGTGGTGGACCCGTTCGTGCGGCGGGTGGCGCTGCGGGTGGGCTACGCGTCCAGGGACGTGGCCAACGGCTGCGAGCTGAGGCCGTCCGCCATCGCCGACCCGCCGCGCGTCGAGGTCGGCGGCCCGGACATGCGCACCTTCTACACGCTG GTGATGGTGGATCCGGATGCTCCAAGCCCCAGCGATCCCAGCCTTAGGGAGTACTTGCACTG GCTGGTCACCGACATCCCGGGGACGACAGGAGTATCTTTCG GGACCGAGGTGGTGTGCTACGAGGGCCCGCGGCCGGTGCTCGGGATCCACCGGCTGGTGTTCCTGCTCTTCCAGCAGCTGGGCCGCCAGACGGTGTACGCGCCGGGGTGGCGGCAGAACTTCAGCACCCGCGACTTTGCCGAGCTCTACAACCTCGGCCTGCCCGTCGCCGCCGTCTACTTCAACTGCCAGAGGGAGACCGGAACCGGCGGGAGGAGGATGTGA